The genomic stretch agaaatatttgtatttctgttctCAGCTTGGCCTCTCCATAACAGAGCCCAGCAAGAAGACAGGCCCCCTCACCCCTCCTGTGTGGGGAACAGAGGCGCCAAAAGGCACTTCAGTTGGGGTGCAAATGTTGGTGGCTATGCAGAGAAAGCCCGAGGCGGCTCTGTGATCCCTGCTTGGCTCCATCACTGGCCTGCTGGGGGTCACTGGGCTAATCCCTTCCCATCTCTGGGCCTCATCAGAACTCACATCAGAGTCTAGAGACTAGATGTGTGGGTGTCTgtggaagcaggaggagaggctccAGGGACCAATGAGGGGGCCCAGGAAGAGGCCTCCCTGCCGCCCACACAGTAGGTCTGTAGTGGTCACAACAGCCCTGAGAGGTGAGTACCCGTGTCCTCCCCAttgtacaggtgaggaaactgaggcagagggaggtgaCCAGGCATGCACAGGCTCACTGAGTACCCGTGTCTTCCCCAttgtacaggtgaggaaactgaggcagagggaggtgaCCAGGCATGCACAGGCTCACATAGCTCGAGGACATAGAGCCACACTGGAGCTCCCAGCCAACCATGTCCCTCCCTTCGCAGGGGAGAAGCGTATCTACCGGGTGCCGGTGTTCACAGCGGCGTTCTGCCAGGCCCTGCTGGAGGAGCTGGAGCACTTTGAGCAGTCAGACATGCCCAAGGGAAGACCCAACACCATGAACAATTATGGGGTGGGTGAGGCAGGGACAGTGGGCGCTGGGTGGCCATATCTGCGGTGCTGGAGAAGAGCTGTTGGGCCCTGTTAGGGTCTTggtctccccatctgtaaaatgagatcatGGTAGGATTATTATGGAGTTGATATCTGCAAATAACACTGTCCTTGGTAAGAGACTCCCCCAGGGACCCCAGGTGAGGCCCCGTCCCTTTCCCTGCTGACCCGAGGGGTCCCCCTCCCAGGTGCTGCTGCATGAGCTAGGCCTGGATGAGCCGCTGGTGACGCCACTGCGGGAGCGTTTCCTGCAGCCGCTGATGGCCCTGCTGTACCCAGACTGTGGCGGGGGCTGGCTTGACAGTCACCGGGCCTTCGTGGTCAAATACGCCCCGGGCCAGGACCGGGAGCTCGGCTGCCACTATGATAACGCCGAGCTCACCCTCAACGTGGCCCTTGGCAAGGCCTTCACAGGGGGCGCCTTGTACTTTGGGGGCCTCTTCCAGGTGAGTGTGTGTGACCCAcggggcagggcctggggcagcCGGAAGTGCCCAGGCCTGAGCCCCGCTTTCTGCAGGCACCGTCAGCCCTGACCAGACCCCTGGAGGTGGAGCACATGGTGGGCCAGGGCATCCTGCACCGGGGCGGCCAGCTGCATGGGGCCCGGCCACTGGGCACGGGCGAGCGCTGGAACCTTGTCATCTGGCTCCGGGCCTCTGCTGTGCGTAACCGCCTGTGCCCCATGTGCTGCCGCAAACCCGACCTGGTGGATGACGAGGGCTTTGGCGACGGCTTCACCCGCGAGGAGCCCACCACCGTGGATGTGTGCGCGCTGACTTGAGCGGGGCTGCGGTGGGGTAGCACAGCCAGCGAGGGCTCTGCCTCCTTGGGTTGGGCGGGACAAGAATAAACTCCCTGCCTCCCTCAGGCCCTTCTTGGTTCGAAAGGACACACAAGCTTCTGCGTCATTCTTTCAGCAGACAGGCTGGCTTGGGTCAGTCTGTCAGAGCCAGAGCCTGAGATGGGGATTCCTGGGCAGGTGGTTTGTTGAAGGAGTACCTTCGGGAGAAGGGCGTGAGGGAAGGACAGGGCAGGAAGGAGCTGGGCCAGGATGTGGTTTCGAAGGGCATCCAGCCTCGGCCCGATCCCACGGAGTGCTCTGGAGCCTGACTCTAGCAGCCGGCGGCCTGTATCAGTTAGGGGAGGATGGGCTGGGCGGGTAGGGAAGCGGCATCCATCTCCATGGCAGGGTGGCACCCAGTGGCCAAGGGAACCTCCCAGAGAAGAGCACAGATGTGAATCTGCAGACACCACAGCGGGGGTGGAGCACATCTGCCTCTGAAGGGGATTTGGGAGGATCACCAGCAGCAACTTCTAGTTGGTGCTGAGGGCTTAGCACAGAGGGGTGTTAGGAGCAGGTGCtcgagccagactgcctgggctcAAATTCTGATTCTGCCGCTTCCAACGGTGTGTCGTGGGGCAGCCAcgtgacctctctgtgcctcagtttcctcccctggaaagaaCCTATCGCCCAAGAACTACTGTGAGAGTCAAATGAGTTGACGTTCATAAAGTCCTTTGTAACAGTCCTCCGTGTCTGCTGTCATTACTGATGAGACATTGGAGAATGGGCAGCCCCCAAACTGGGTGAAGAGTGCAGCTGTGCCGGGTTCGGGTTGTACGTTTGCAAACCCGGGGTTTCGTTTGTAAATCCAGAGCTCTGGCTTTCCTGGGAAGGTGGGAGGATGTGGAACACCAGGCCCCGTTCCACACGGGCAAAATCAGCAGCAGAGCGTCGGCTGCCCACTCCGGACACAGGCTGCAGGGGTCCCGCCCTGGCTCTGTCACTAGGTGGGAACGCGACAAGGACCAGGGCTCTCACAGCCCGCTGGGGTGGACAGGTGGGCAGGCACCCCAGGTGTTGCGGCCGCGAGGAAGGGCGGTCGGAGACCGGGACAGGGCAGCGGCAGAGGCCGGGGAGTATGCACCGCCTCGCACGTGCCTCCTCTTAGGGAGGTCGGAGAGCCAGCCTCCGTTTCTTGGGCTGCCCTGGAAACGGAACCCGGGGCCTCAGGACTAAAGGCGGCAGCGCCTCGCTTCCCAGCCGGACGGCCTCTCCGAGCACTGCCCCGGCCGGAAGTCCCCTCGCCGCCGCTTCCTCACGCGAAGGCGTGGTGCGGGCCCGACGGTCCCGCCAGATGGGCGGTTGAGGAGGGGACAGAGCAGCTGCGGGGACCTTCCCTAGGGCGGCGAGGCCGCGGAGGGCGCGGGGGTGGAGGGTAGGAGCGCGGGGAAGTATTCGGGACGCACCTGGCGGCTGAGGACCGCGGCGGCTCCTAGGGGCGCCCGAGAGTCCAGGCGTGGGGCGGCCGTGCGCAGGCGTGGAGCGGCCGGGCGGGGGCGGGCCCTTAAAGGGGCCGAGGCCCCGGGTGTCTGCGCAGGGTCTGGGGTCCCCGGGGCTGGGGGCGGATCGTGCGGTGGCCGCGGACCCCCTCGGTCCCTGCCCTGGGTGGTTATGGGCACTGGGCCCCCGAGAAGAGCCGCCCTCCGAGCCCAGTCTGGGAGCCGGCTGTGTGAGCCCCAGTTCGAGCGTGTCTCCCCGTCTCCAGCCCGCGGCGCTATGGCTCACGTCAGCTCTCGCAAGCGCTCCAAGAGCCGAAGCCGGTCCCGGGGCCGCGGGtcggaaaagagaaggaagaagagcagTAAGGACGCTGCTCGGAGCTGCTCGGCTTCTAGATCCCAAGACCACAAGGCCAGCAACACCTCctctggggtggagggtgaggacCGGAGGGAACGGGAAAGGGGTGTGGGAACTTTAGGGAGGAAGCCGCAGGCAGCTGGGCGGGCTTCCCGGGAAGGCTGTGGGGGACATCGCAGTGAGCCGTAGAGGTTTGCAGAGCGCAGGACCTGGATGTCTGGGAAAGACGCTCAGATTCCAGAGGCTGGTCCGGCTCATTGGGTATGGATTGAAGGGAGCACGTAATGATGCTTTTTGTGCAGCTGGAGCTGAGATCTGGGGGCTGGCTGCCCTGCTCCTGGTCAgacagtgcctgggtggctgggtgaagCCCAGAAGGCGCCTCTCCAGAGAGTGCTGATCCCTGCTCTGGAAGGCCCTGCCTGGAGGGTCTCACCCCTCCGTTGTCCCTCTAAGCCTGCCACAGGCCAGAGCAAGGGGATAAAGATTTACTTCTTCCCCTCCTGGCCTTCCAGCCTCACCTTCTCCCTGCATCACAGAGAGAAGCAAGCACAAGGCCCGGAGGAGACCACGG from Neovison vison isolate M4711 chromosome 3, ASM_NN_V1, whole genome shotgun sequence encodes the following:
- the OGFOD2 gene encoding 2-oxoglutarate and iron-dependent oxygenase domain-containing protein 2 isoform X2; this translates as MCGCLWKQEERLQGPMRGPRKRPPCRPHSRSVVVTTALRGEYPCPPHCTGEKRIYRVPVFTAAFCQALLEELEHFEQSDMPKGRPNTMNNYGVLLHELGLDEPLVTPLRERFLQPLMALLYPDCGGGWLDSHRAFVVKYAPGQDRELGCHYDNAELTLNVALGKAFTGGALYFGGLFQAPSALTRPLEVEHMVGQGILHRGGQLHGARPLGTGERWNLVIWLRASAVRNRLCPMCCRKPDLVDDEGFGDGFTREEPTTVDVCALT
- the OGFOD2 gene encoding 2-oxoglutarate and iron-dependent oxygenase domain-containing protein 2 isoform X1, encoding MATAGTPRRFCRCACFCSENLYVARYGLHVRFRGEQQLRRDYGPILHSRGCVSPKDFQQLVGELEQEVERRQRLGQESAARKALISKSYHPVRPDVYNTLQDETLAPEFLAAAEYSKSPGADFEGLLQRLETVSGEKRIYRVPVFTAAFCQALLEELEHFEQSDMPKGRPNTMNNYGVLLHELGLDEPLVTPLRERFLQPLMALLYPDCGGGWLDSHRAFVVKYAPGQDRELGCHYDNAELTLNVALGKAFTGGALYFGGLFQAPSALTRPLEVEHMVGQGILHRGGQLHGARPLGTGERWNLVIWLRASAVRNRLCPMCCRKPDLVDDEGFGDGFTREEPTTVDVCALT
- the OGFOD2 gene encoding 2-oxoglutarate and iron-dependent oxygenase domain-containing protein 2 isoform X3, producing MHRLTEYPCLPHCTGEKRIYRVPVFTAAFCQALLEELEHFEQSDMPKGRPNTMNNYGVLLHELGLDEPLVTPLRERFLQPLMALLYPDCGGGWLDSHRAFVVKYAPGQDRELGCHYDNAELTLNVALGKAFTGGALYFGGLFQAPSALTRPLEVEHMVGQGILHRGGQLHGARPLGTGERWNLVIWLRASAVRNRLCPMCCRKPDLVDDEGFGDGFTREEPTTVDVCALT